One Bacteroidota bacterium genomic window carries:
- a CDS encoding alpha-amylase produces MKKALLLVTLLTGLMLPACQSHKNPDMKETKNHQKVVIYQVFTRLFGNQNATNKPWGTLEENGVGKFNDFSDTALEEIKKLGVTHIWYTGVLHHAVITDYTKYGISNDDPDVVKGRAGSPYAVKDYYNVSPDLAVDPAKRMEEFEALIARTHQHQMKVIIDIVPNHVARKYEGASNPEGVEDFGASDDTSVEYSRDNNFYYIPGQKFVVPEFLNGYKPLGGENHPLSDKYFDENPAKWTGNGTRAAQPGFYDWYETVKINYGVKPDGTYDFDTLPAAYATKTAAEHYAFWQDKSVPDSWKKFKDITLYWIEKGVDGFRFDMAEMVPVEFWSYMNSSIKMKNPDAFLLAEVYQPNLYRDYILKGKMDYLYDKVELYDTLKHIIQGNGSTDNLAAIQYGLADIEHHMIHFLENHDEQRIASTGFAGSAEKGKPMMVLSATISTSPTLLYFAQELGEPGNGNAGFGSETRTTIFDYWGVPSQQRWMNKGAFDGGLLTEDEKQLRDFYSRLLNYTISSSALMGKYAEIHTHNRQVTEGYNNKVFSFARWSETEKILVLTNFSATDSYGFDLDLPESLIAAWNLKQGSYNFKDQFYKQYGTQLVVLDGKGKVRIDLKPLESFIFSLEQ; encoded by the coding sequence ATGAAAAAGGCTCTTCTCTTAGTTACTTTGCTGACAGGTCTTATGCTCCCGGCTTGCCAAAGCCACAAGAACCCTGACATGAAGGAAACAAAGAATCATCAGAAAGTAGTTATATATCAGGTTTTTACCCGATTATTCGGCAACCAGAATGCTACCAATAAACCCTGGGGTACCCTGGAAGAGAATGGCGTTGGTAAATTCAACGATTTTTCTGATACAGCCCTGGAAGAAATCAAAAAACTCGGTGTAACACATATCTGGTATACAGGCGTATTGCACCATGCAGTAATTACCGATTACACCAAATATGGTATCTCAAACGACGACCCCGATGTAGTAAAAGGAAGAGCCGGATCGCCCTATGCAGTAAAGGATTATTACAATGTCAGCCCCGATCTTGCAGTTGATCCTGCCAAGCGGATGGAAGAATTCGAGGCGCTCATCGCCCGCACCCATCAGCATCAAATGAAGGTAATTATCGATATTGTTCCTAACCATGTGGCCCGTAAATACGAGGGAGCATCGAACCCCGAAGGTGTGGAAGATTTTGGGGCCTCTGATGATACAAGTGTGGAATACAGCCGCGACAATAACTTTTATTATATCCCCGGACAGAAATTTGTGGTACCGGAGTTTTTAAATGGCTATAAACCCCTGGGTGGCGAAAATCATCCTCTATCCGACAAATATTTTGACGAAAACCCTGCTAAATGGACTGGCAATGGAACACGCGCAGCACAGCCCGGTTTTTACGACTGGTACGAGACTGTAAAAATTAATTACGGAGTAAAGCCCGATGGCACATACGATTTCGATACCCTCCCAGCCGCTTATGCCACAAAAACTGCAGCCGAGCATTATGCTTTCTGGCAGGACAAATCCGTTCCCGATTCCTGGAAGAAATTTAAAGACATTACCCTATATTGGATAGAAAAAGGTGTGGATGGTTTCCGTTTTGATATGGCCGAAATGGTGCCTGTTGAATTTTGGAGTTACATGAACTCGTCCATCAAAATGAAAAACCCCGATGCATTTCTGCTGGCTGAAGTTTACCAACCCAATCTTTACCGCGATTACATTTTGAAAGGAAAAATGGACTACCTGTACGACAAGGTAGAACTTTACGATACCCTCAAACATATTATTCAGGGAAATGGAAGTACCGATAACCTGGCTGCCATACAATACGGTCTGGCTGATATTGAACACCACATGATCCATTTTCTCGAAAACCACGACGAGCAACGAATTGCCAGTACAGGTTTTGCTGGAAGTGCCGAGAAAGGAAAACCGATGATGGTACTTTCGGCCACTATCAGCACTTCTCCTACCCTGCTCTATTTTGCTCAGGAGCTAGGCGAACCTGGAAATGGAAACGCAGGTTTTGGTTCTGAAACCCGCACCACAATATTCGATTACTGGGGTGTGCCTTCTCAACAACGTTGGATGAACAAAGGTGCCTTTGATGGTGGGCTGCTTACGGAAGACGAGAAACAATTGCGCGACTTTTACAGCCGGCTGTTGAATTATACTATCAGTAGCAGCGCTTTGATGGGAAAGTATGCCGAAATTCATACCCATAACCGCCAGGTGACTGAAGGATATAACAATAAGGTATTTTCGTTTGCACGCTGGAGCGAAACAGAAAAAATCCTTGTATTGACCAATTTTAGCGCTACCGACTCGTATGGATTCGACCTGGATTTGCCCGAAAGCCTTATTGCTGCCTGGAATCTCAAACAGGGTTCTTATAACTTCAAAGACCAGTTTTATAAACAATATGGCACACAACTAGTTGTACTCGACGGAAAAGGTAAAGTACGCATTGATCTGAAACCACTTGAGTCTTTTATATTTTCCCTTGAACAATAA
- a CDS encoding GTPase — MKTRRVIICGAAGRDFHNFNVLYRNNPNVEVVAFTATQIPNIDGRKYPAELAGAQYPKGIQIYPESELSDLIKKLQADEVLFSYSDVTYTHLMQIGAIAQAAGAKFSVASPTRTMVESVKPVVSVCAIRTGCGKSQTSRIVSDVLTAMGKKVVAIRHPMPYGDLVAQKVQRFASVEDLKKHKCTIEEMEEYEPHIDRGRVIYAGVDYEAIVREAEKEADIILWDGGNNDTPFYKSDLEIVVVDPHRVGHELLYYPGQVNFLRADVIVINKVDSAPAENIKQLEENIKKHNPKAIVIKANSKLILDAPEKIKGKKVLVVEDGPTLTHGEMKYGAGVVAARQFGAKEIVDPRPWTKGTITETFKKYPEIGALLPAMGYSDEQIKDLEDTINKVDCDAVIIGTPIDLNRIVKINKPTVRVQYELDEITTPTLKTILAKKFA; from the coding sequence ATGAAGACAAGACGTGTTATTATTTGCGGTGCTGCCGGCCGTGATTTTCACAATTTCAATGTACTCTACCGTAACAACCCAAACGTAGAGGTAGTGGCATTTACCGCCACACAAATTCCGAACATCGATGGCCGTAAATACCCGGCAGAACTAGCCGGTGCGCAATACCCAAAAGGCATCCAGATTTATCCCGAATCGGAGCTTTCTGACCTGATTAAAAAGTTGCAAGCCGATGAAGTGCTCTTTTCGTATTCTGATGTTACCTACACACACCTGATGCAGATTGGCGCTATTGCCCAGGCTGCAGGAGCTAAGTTTTCGGTGGCATCGCCTACCCGCACCATGGTAGAATCGGTTAAGCCCGTAGTTTCGGTATGTGCCATCCGCACCGGATGCGGAAAATCACAAACCTCAAGAATTGTAAGCGATGTACTCACTGCCATGGGTAAAAAAGTAGTGGCCATCCGTCACCCCATGCCCTATGGCGACCTGGTAGCACAAAAGGTGCAACGCTTTGCTTCAGTAGAAGACTTAAAAAAACATAAGTGTACCATCGAAGAGATGGAAGAGTACGAACCCCATATCGACCGCGGAAGAGTCATTTATGCCGGAGTCGATTACGAAGCAATCGTGCGTGAAGCAGAAAAGGAAGCCGACATCATTCTCTGGGATGGAGGTAACAACGATACCCCTTTCTATAAATCAGACCTCGAAATTGTGGTGGTCGATCCGCACAGGGTTGGACACGAATTACTTTACTATCCCGGCCAGGTTAACTTTCTGCGTGCCGATGTAATTGTCATCAACAAAGTAGACAGTGCACCAGCTGAGAATATTAAACAGCTCGAAGAAAACATTAAAAAGCACAATCCCAAGGCCATTGTCATTAAAGCCAATTCGAAGCTTATTCTCGATGCCCCTGAAAAAATTAAAGGTAAAAAAGTGTTGGTAGTAGAAGATGGACCCACTCTTACACACGGCGAAATGAAGTATGGAGCTGGTGTAGTAGCTGCCCGTCAGTTCGGCGCAAAAGAGATTGTTGATCCACGACCCTGGACAAAAGGTACAATCACTGAAACCTTTAAAAAATACCCTGAGATTGGAGCCCTGTTACCTGCGATGGGTTATAGCGATGAACAGATTAAAGACCTCGAGGATACTATCAACAAGGTAGATTGCGATGCGGTAATAATCGGAACGCCAATTGATCTTAATAGGATAGTAAAAATAAATAAACCAACCGTAAGGGTACAATACGAATTGGACGAAATTACTACTCCCACACTAAAAACTATACTGGCTAAAAAATTTGCATGA
- a CDS encoding T9SS type A sorting domain-containing protein — MKKFFSVITLLLTIAIALNAQVITADPAFPTDTDAVTITFDATQGSGGLSGYTGDVYAHTGVITNNSTSNSDWEYAPTWGDNSEKYKLTRIGDNLYQLAITPSIREYYGVASNETIEKLAFVFRSADNTKEGKDVGNTDIFYTVYAEGLSVAFTAPIRDEIFLLNDSVEWSVIATDTSDILVTVNDVEIYSANTSAANGKYKVITSNEHWFKVTANNGIEEVVDSVKIFIRNETVIEDLPAGVRKGINYHEGDTSVTLVLEAPDKEYAYVVGDFNNWIVADEYQMKQTTDGEFLWLTINGLTPQQEYVFQYWVDGTAKIGDPYAEKIADPWNDQHIPTSVYPNLPVYTKTEYQTATVLQTGQTPYVWSATEDTWVRPELDNLVIYELLVRDFVGTHSYSTLIDTLNYLKRLGVEAIELMPFSEFEGNESWGYNPSYYFAPDKYYGPKDSLKHFIETAHQMGFAVIMDMVLNHAFGQNAMAKLYWDDAASKPAANNPWFNRDPPPGYSWGNDFDHTSDYTKAFVDSVNRYWIQEYHVDGYRFDFTKGFTNSTNPDSYDAVRIAILKRMADSIWAVDPDAYIILEHWGPSNEETELANYGMKLWRNKSYDYIPAMLGNATTGTFNGMQQNSHVAFYNSHDERRLAEHALSEGMISADGSYDVKDQQVMFERKKMAAAFTYLFPGPKMIWQFDELAYDINIDFNGRVGNKPLPWGPDGLGYYEDENRQYVYDAYSGILNLRNEIGAENLASATVNHKYNTVTRRLSYDFGDEGLVLIGNFGLIENTIDPAFPETGTWYNYFSGEEISVTNVNDPINLKAGEWHIFTTTRYSDGMPGIVEVYENPVTVNPYPFTRDSLITITFDATMASNDGTAGLVGASKVYMHAGVVTTSKESTNLSHIVGNLNDDGVGLMTEVSDDIWEITLTPEEYFGVLEETSIYKIGMYFRDATNTNLGKGFRNTTIYVGVKSSDPFITVMPKSFAKTTPITITFNANQGNGELANEPYIYMHSGYVNTANGIDWENAIGNWGADDGVGKMNPVADKPGYFSISFTPSTYYSVPAIDSIYWIAAVFRNKSETKGTGTPGVYDFGYIHSGSTHNGDYYIKNQDGTTSILDNYMDKPAVISLYPNPANEYITLGATNMKYAAIYSIAGQLVKEQLIDGPADNTLDISALKPGMYVVKTRDNDNNSYAGKFMKIK; from the coding sequence ATGAAGAAGTTTTTCTCAGTAATTACGTTATTATTAACGATTGCCATTGCTTTAAATGCGCAAGTGATTACTGCCGATCCCGCCTTTCCTACAGATACTGATGCTGTAACAATTACTTTTGATGCTACTCAAGGTTCAGGTGGACTTTCCGGATATACCGGTGATGTATATGCACATACAGGTGTTATTACAAATAACAGTACAAGTAATTCCGATTGGGAATACGCCCCAACTTGGGGAGATAATAGCGAAAAATATAAATTAACCCGAATTGGCGACAACCTTTACCAACTTGCAATAACTCCTTCGATAAGAGAATACTATGGTGTTGCTTCTAACGAAACAATCGAGAAATTAGCGTTTGTCTTCAGGTCAGCAGATAACACTAAAGAAGGGAAAGATGTTGGAAATACCGATATTTTCTACACTGTTTATGCCGAAGGATTGTCTGTTGCCTTTACAGCACCTATCAGGGATGAAATTTTCTTATTGAATGATTCTGTTGAATGGTCTGTTATTGCAACAGATACCTCTGATATTTTGGTGACAGTTAACGATGTAGAGATATATTCGGCCAATACTTCAGCAGCAAATGGTAAATACAAGGTAATTACAAGCAATGAACACTGGTTTAAAGTTACTGCTAACAATGGTATAGAAGAAGTAGTTGATTCTGTAAAAATATTTATCAGAAATGAAACTGTTATTGAAGATCTTCCGGCAGGTGTGCGCAAAGGTATTAACTACCACGAAGGTGATACCAGTGTAACCCTTGTACTGGAAGCCCCTGACAAAGAATATGCATACGTGGTGGGTGATTTTAACAATTGGATTGTAGCCGATGAATACCAGATGAAGCAAACCACCGATGGTGAGTTTTTATGGCTTACCATTAATGGCCTCACCCCTCAGCAAGAGTATGTATTTCAATACTGGGTCGATGGCACAGCAAAAATTGGCGACCCCTATGCCGAAAAAATTGCCGACCCATGGAATGACCAACATATTCCAACGAGTGTTTATCCTAACCTTCCGGTTTATACCAAAACTGAATACCAGACAGCTACTGTGTTGCAAACCGGACAGACACCCTATGTGTGGTCAGCTACCGAAGATACCTGGGTTCGTCCGGAACTCGACAATCTGGTAATTTATGAACTGCTCGTGCGCGATTTTGTAGGCACTCACTCGTATTCAACCCTGATCGATACACTGAACTACCTAAAACGACTTGGTGTAGAGGCTATAGAACTAATGCCTTTCAGTGAATTCGAAGGCAACGAATCTTGGGGTTATAATCCATCGTATTACTTTGCCCCCGATAAATACTACGGGCCCAAAGACAGCCTTAAACATTTTATCGAAACCGCTCACCAAATGGGTTTTGCCGTAATTATGGACATGGTACTCAACCATGCTTTTGGACAAAATGCCATGGCAAAACTTTATTGGGACGATGCAGCCTCCAAACCTGCAGCTAACAACCCCTGGTTTAACCGTGACCCACCGCCAGGATATAGTTGGGGAAACGATTTCGATCATACCAGCGACTATACAAAAGCCTTTGTTGATAGCGTGAACCGCTATTGGATTCAGGAATACCATGTAGACGGGTACCGATTCGATTTCACCAAAGGCTTTACCAATTCAACCAATCCCGATAGTTACGATGCGGTAAGAATAGCCATTCTCAAACGCATGGCCGACTCAATCTGGGCTGTTGACCCTGATGCCTATATCATTCTCGAGCATTGGGGACCTTCGAACGAAGAAACAGAACTGGCCAATTATGGCATGAAATTGTGGCGAAACAAAAGTTACGATTATATACCTGCCATGTTAGGTAATGCTACCACAGGTACCTTTAACGGCATGCAACAAAACAGCCATGTAGCCTTTTATAACAGTCACGACGAAAGACGTCTGGCCGAACATGCACTTTCCGAAGGTATGATTAGTGCCGATGGTAGCTATGATGTTAAAGACCAACAAGTTATGTTCGAACGCAAGAAAATGGCTGCGGCCTTTACTTACCTTTTCCCTGGCCCAAAAATGATATGGCAGTTCGACGAACTGGCATACGACATAAACATCGATTTCAATGGTCGGGTGGGTAATAAACCTCTACCATGGGGCCCCGATGGTCTGGGTTATTATGAAGATGAAAACCGCCAATATGTGTATGATGCTTACAGTGGCATCTTAAACCTTCGCAACGAAATAGGAGCGGAAAACCTGGCCTCAGCCACAGTAAACCATAAATACAACACCGTTACCAGACGCTTAAGCTACGATTTTGGCGATGAAGGCCTGGTGTTGATTGGCAACTTTGGCCTAATTGAAAATACCATTGATCCGGCATTTCCTGAAACAGGCACCTGGTACAATTATTTCTCAGGTGAAGAAATAAGCGTAACCAATGTCAATGACCCCATTAACCTAAAGGCTGGCGAATGGCACATTTTCACCACCACCCGATACTCCGACGGTATGCCAGGTATTGTAGAGGTTTATGAAAATCCGGTAACTGTAAATCCCTATCCGTTTACACGCGATAGTTTAATTACCATTACCTTCGATGCCACCATGGCTTCGAACGACGGCACTGCAGGATTGGTAGGTGCATCGAAAGTTTACATGCATGCCGGTGTGGTAACCACTAGCAAAGAAAGTACAAATCTTTCGCATATAGTAGGCAACCTCAACGATGATGGTGTAGGTTTAATGACCGAGGTGTCAGATGATATCTGGGAGATTACCCTTACACCCGAAGAGTACTTTGGTGTTTTAGAAGAAACGTCAATCTACAAAATAGGAATGTATTTCCGCGATGCCACCAACACCAACCTGGGCAAGGGCTTTAGAAATACCACTATTTATGTAGGGGTTAAGTCTAGCGATCCTTTTATTACTGTCATGCCTAAAAGTTTTGCTAAAACAACCCCCATTACCATTACATTTAATGCCAACCAAGGGAATGGTGAGTTAGCGAATGAACCATACATTTACATGCATTCCGGCTACGTAAATACTGCAAATGGTATTGATTGGGAAAATGCTATTGGAAACTGGGGAGCAGATGACGGAGTAGGAAAAATGAACCCTGTTGCCGATAAACCTGGTTACTTCTCCATTAGTTTTACCCCATCGACCTATTATTCCGTGCCTGCCATCGATTCGATTTACTGGATTGCCGCTGTATTCAGAAATAAATCCGAAACAAAAGGAACCGGAACGCCCGGAGTTTATGACTTTGGCTATATTCATTCCGGAAGCACACATAATGGAGATTATTACATTAAAAACCAAGATGGTACCACTTCCATATTGGACAATTACATGGATAAACCAGCGGTAATTTCACTGTATCCGAATCCGGCCAATGAGTATATCACCTTGGGCGCTACCAACATGAAGTATGCTGCCATTTACAGTATTGCAGGTCAATTAGTAAAAGAACAGCTTATTGATGGACCGGCGGACAACACCCTGGATATTTCGGCCCTTAAACCAGGTATGTATGTAGTAAAAACCCGCGACAACGATAACAATTCGTATGCAGGTAAGTTTATGAAAATTAAATAA